The proteins below come from a single Rhizobium tropici CIAT 899 genomic window:
- a CDS encoding Gfo/Idh/MocA family protein codes for MGRSHALAYHNNPGFEIVGLVNRSKPELPEELRGYTIHADFEAALRELKPDLCSINTYSDSHADFAVMAFEAGCHVFVEKPLATTVEDAERVVAAAKRAGKKLAIGYILRHHPSWMRLIAEARKLGGPYVFRMNLNQQSSGPTWETHKALMRTTSPIVDCGVHYVDVMCQITDAKPVEVRGMGLRLSQEVKPDMYNYGHLQVIFEDGSVGWYEAAWGPMISETAFFVKDVMSPNGSVSIAMDQNAKSDDIDMHTKTSVIRLHSAETGPNGQFIRPDQDLHMDGEPGHQELCDFEQAFMLKAIREDLDLNRHMADAVQSLRICLAADESVRTGKPVYL; via the coding sequence ATGGGCCGCAGTCATGCGCTGGCCTATCACAACAATCCGGGTTTCGAGATCGTCGGCCTCGTCAATCGTTCCAAACCGGAGCTGCCTGAGGAACTGCGCGGCTATACGATCCATGCGGATTTCGAGGCGGCATTGAGGGAGCTGAAGCCGGATCTCTGCTCCATCAACACCTATTCCGACAGCCATGCTGATTTCGCCGTCATGGCTTTCGAGGCGGGTTGCCATGTCTTTGTCGAGAAGCCGCTGGCAACTACGGTGGAGGATGCCGAGCGCGTTGTCGCCGCTGCCAAGAGGGCCGGCAAGAAGCTGGCGATCGGCTATATCCTCCGCCACCATCCCTCGTGGATGCGGCTGATCGCCGAAGCCCGCAAGCTCGGCGGTCCCTATGTGTTCCGCATGAACCTCAATCAGCAATCGAGCGGCCCGACCTGGGAGACGCACAAGGCACTGATGCGCACGACCTCGCCGATCGTCGATTGCGGCGTGCATTATGTCGACGTCATGTGCCAGATCACCGACGCCAAGCCCGTCGAGGTGCGCGGCATGGGCCTGCGGCTGTCGCAGGAGGTGAAGCCCGATATGTATAATTATGGGCATCTGCAGGTGATCTTCGAGGATGGCTCGGTCGGCTGGTACGAAGCCGCTTGGGGTCCGATGATTTCGGAGACGGCGTTCTTCGTGAAGGACGTGATGTCGCCGAACGGTTCGGTCTCGATCGCCATGGATCAGAATGCCAAGTCCGACGATATCGACATGCACACGAAGACGTCGGTCATCCGGCTGCATAGCGCCGAGACAGGGCCGAACGGCCAATTCATCCGGCCGGATCAGGATCTGCATATGGATGGTGAGCCAGGTCATCAGGAGCTCTGCGACTTCGAGCAGGCCTTCATGCTGAAAGCCATCCGCGAGGATCTCGACCTCAATCGCCATATGGCCGATGCCGTTCAATCGCTGCGTATATGCCTTGCCGCCGATGAGAGCGTGCGCACCGGCAAGCCCGTTTATCTATAA
- a CDS encoding carbohydrate ABC transporter permease: MSKARTSTLRTGLVHLALIAYTLVAIFPVFLTVINSFKDRASIFRAPLSVPTPSSFSMIGYDTVLKQGDFLTYFQNSFVVTIVSIILTLLFGAMAAFALSEYRFRGNTVMGLYLAIGIMIPIRLGTVAILQGMVAAGLVNTLTALILVYTAQGLPLAIFILSEFMRTVSDDLKNAGRIDGLSEYAIFFRLVLPLVRPAMATVAVFTMIPIWNDLWFPLILAPSEATKTVTLGSQIFIGQFVTNWNAVLAALTLAILPILILYVIFSRQLIRGITSGAVK, translated from the coding sequence ATGTCCAAGGCACGCACTTCCACCCTTCGCACCGGCCTCGTGCATCTGGCGCTCATCGCCTATACGCTCGTCGCCATCTTTCCGGTGTTCCTGACAGTCATCAATTCGTTCAAGGATCGCGCCTCGATTTTTCGCGCGCCCTTGAGCGTCCCGACGCCGTCCTCCTTCAGCATGATCGGCTATGACACCGTTCTGAAGCAGGGGGATTTCCTTACCTATTTTCAGAACAGCTTCGTCGTCACCATCGTCTCGATCATCCTGACGCTGCTGTTCGGGGCAATGGCGGCCTTTGCGCTGTCGGAATATCGTTTCCGCGGCAATACGGTGATGGGTCTTTATCTGGCCATCGGCATTATGATCCCCATCCGTCTCGGTACTGTCGCGATCCTGCAGGGCATGGTCGCCGCCGGCCTGGTCAACACGCTGACGGCGCTGATCCTCGTCTATACCGCGCAGGGCCTGCCGCTTGCGATCTTCATCCTGTCCGAGTTCATGCGCACGGTTTCCGACGACCTGAAGAATGCCGGCCGTATCGATGGCCTCAGCGAATATGCGATCTTCTTCCGCCTCGTCCTGCCGTTAGTCCGTCCGGCTATGGCGACGGTTGCCGTCTTTACCATGATCCCGATCTGGAACGATCTGTGGTTTCCGCTGATCCTCGCGCCGAGCGAGGCGACCAAGACGGTGACCCTCGGATCGCAGATTTTCATCGGCCAGTTCGTGACCAACTGGAATGCGGTGCTGGCGGCGCTGACGCTCGCCATCCTGCCGATCCTCATCCTTTACGTCATCTTTTCGCGTCAACTCATTCGCGGCATTACATCCGGAGCAGTCAAGTGA
- a CDS encoding carbohydrate ABC transporter permease gives MSDAATSDALEVMPIRRSKRWHILVFLFPAFVVYTAVMILPLIETLRLSLYNVVDNQSVFVGLNNFKILFGDERWSHDFWNALRNNLIFFAIHMCVQNPIGVALAALLSLPKLRFVAFYRTAIFLPTLLSFVVVGFIWKLILSPLWGVAPELLNVIGLKSFFAPWLGRPSTALITVALISVWQYVGIPMMLIYAALLNIPEEVIEAAECDGITGWSQFWKIKLPLVLPAIGIISILTFVGNFNAFDLVYTVQGALAGPDGSTDILGTLLYRVFFGFQLQLGDRSMGATIATVMFLIILAGVSFYLFIVQRRIRRYQF, from the coding sequence ATGAGCGACGCCGCGACATCAGATGCCCTTGAGGTCATGCCGATCAGGCGCTCCAAACGCTGGCACATCCTCGTCTTCTTATTCCCGGCCTTTGTCGTCTATACGGCGGTCATGATCCTGCCGCTGATCGAGACCTTGCGGCTGTCGCTTTACAATGTCGTCGACAATCAGTCCGTCTTCGTTGGCCTGAACAATTTCAAGATTTTGTTCGGCGACGAACGCTGGTCTCACGATTTCTGGAATGCGCTGCGCAACAACCTGATCTTCTTCGCCATCCACATGTGCGTGCAGAATCCGATCGGTGTCGCGCTGGCTGCACTTCTGTCCTTGCCGAAGCTGCGTTTTGTCGCCTTCTACCGCACGGCCATCTTCCTGCCGACGCTACTTTCCTTCGTCGTCGTGGGCTTCATCTGGAAGCTAATCCTCTCGCCGCTCTGGGGTGTTGCGCCCGAGCTTCTGAATGTCATCGGTCTGAAATCGTTCTTCGCCCCGTGGCTCGGCAGGCCGAGCACGGCGCTGATTACCGTCGCGCTGATCTCGGTCTGGCAATATGTCGGCATCCCGATGATGCTGATCTACGCGGCACTGCTCAACATCCCCGAAGAGGTCATCGAGGCGGCCGAATGCGATGGCATCACCGGCTGGAGCCAGTTCTGGAAGATCAAGCTGCCGCTGGTGCTGCCGGCAATCGGCATCATCTCGATCCTCACCTTCGTCGGCAATTTCAATGCGTTCGACCTGGTTTATACCGTGCAGGGCGCCTTGGCGGGGCCGGACGGCTCGACGGATATTCTCGGCACGCTGCTTTACCGCGTCTTCTTCGGCTTTCAGCTGCAGCTGGGCGATCGCTCGATGGGCGCGACGATTGCGACGGTGATGTTCCTGATCATCCTGGCCGGTGTGTCCTTTTATCTTTTCATCGTCCAGCGGCGCATCCGCCGCTACCAGTTCTGA
- a CDS encoding ABC transporter substrate-binding protein, protein MKTNVLKGLLLASSLLTSVSLAHAADVTLTVESWRNDDLQIWQEKIIPAFEAKNPGIKIVFSPTAPTEYNASLNAKLDAGSAGDIITCRPFDASLDLFNKKHLADLTKLKGLENFSAVAKAAWSTDDGKSTFCVPMASVIHGFIYNKDAFDKLGLKVPATRDEFFAVLDKIKADGTYIPMAMGTKDLWEAATMGYQNIGPNYWKGEDGRKALIAGKEKLTDAPWVDPYKELAKWKPYLGDGFEAQGYADSQNLFTLGKAAIYPAGSWEIALFNTQAQFKMGAFPPPVAKAGDTAYISDHPDIGVGLNTKSKHQEEANKFLSWVASDEFANIYANSLPGFFSLNSHPVKMSDALAQEFVSWRDNHKSTVRSTYQILSRGKPNLENETWTESANVINGTDTPDDAAKKLQKGLDSWYKPGK, encoded by the coding sequence ATGAAAACCAATGTTCTGAAAGGCTTGCTTCTTGCATCGAGCCTGCTGACCTCGGTCAGCCTGGCGCATGCGGCCGATGTGACGCTGACGGTAGAAAGCTGGCGTAACGACGACCTGCAGATCTGGCAGGAAAAGATCATCCCAGCTTTCGAAGCAAAGAACCCGGGCATCAAGATCGTCTTCTCGCCGACGGCGCCAACCGAATATAACGCATCGCTGAACGCCAAACTCGATGCCGGTTCCGCAGGCGACATCATCACCTGCCGTCCGTTCGATGCTTCGCTCGACCTCTTCAACAAGAAGCACCTTGCCGATCTCACCAAGCTTAAGGGCTTGGAAAACTTCTCGGCTGTCGCCAAGGCCGCATGGTCGACCGATGATGGCAAGTCGACATTCTGCGTGCCGATGGCGTCCGTCATCCACGGCTTCATCTACAATAAAGACGCCTTCGACAAGCTCGGGCTGAAAGTGCCGGCGACGCGTGACGAGTTCTTCGCCGTCCTCGACAAGATCAAGGCCGATGGCACCTACATCCCGATGGCCATGGGCACGAAGGATCTGTGGGAAGCCGCAACCATGGGCTACCAGAATATCGGGCCGAACTATTGGAAGGGCGAAGACGGCCGTAAGGCTCTGATCGCTGGCAAGGAAAAGCTGACGGACGCGCCGTGGGTCGATCCCTACAAGGAGCTGGCCAAGTGGAAGCCTTACCTCGGCGACGGCTTCGAAGCTCAAGGCTACGCTGACAGTCAGAACCTCTTCACGCTCGGCAAAGCTGCGATCTATCCGGCCGGCTCCTGGGAAATTGCTCTCTTCAACACCCAGGCGCAGTTCAAGATGGGTGCATTCCCACCGCCGGTCGCCAAGGCTGGCGACACCGCCTATATCTCCGACCATCCGGATATCGGTGTCGGCTTGAACACGAAGAGCAAGCATCAGGAAGAAGCCAATAAGTTCTTGAGCTGGGTCGCTTCCGACGAGTTTGCCAACATCTATGCCAACTCGCTGCCCGGCTTCTTCAGCCTGAACTCGCATCCGGTAAAGATGAGCGATGCACTTGCGCAGGAATTCGTCTCCTGGCGTGACAATCACAAGTCGACCGTTCGTTCTACCTATCAGATCCTGTCGCGCGGTAAGCCGAATCTGGAAAATGAAACCTGGACCGAATCCGCAAACGTGATCAACGGCACGGATACGCCGGACGATGCTGCCAAGAAGCTCCAGAAGGGCCTCGACAGCTGGTACAAGCCCGGCAAGTAA
- a CDS encoding BadF/BadG/BcrA/BcrD ATPase family protein produces MGQFAIGIDGGGTSCRAAVIDHSGQVLGTGKAGAANILSDLENSLIHIVASAKQALIDAGLTPELLQELPAVIGTAGANVGDYGKKVEGALPFASTRVVTDATTALQGALGDADGVIGAFGTGSVYNARRDGRIWGIGGWGFVIGDQASGARLGRDLLERAVLARDKVAAGSALTASIMAEYGNDPERIVEFAHASKPKDFARYAPVIFEYAGMEDAVAIDIVRTAAKSITESLDALLWPECPSICLLGGLAQAYRPWLDERHKAILAEPRGDVLRGAVELAAKLLLGEEVHRA; encoded by the coding sequence ATGGGGCAATTTGCGATTGGTATCGATGGCGGCGGCACGAGTTGCAGGGCGGCTGTCATAGATCATAGCGGGCAGGTGCTCGGCACCGGCAAGGCCGGCGCGGCGAACATCCTCTCAGATCTGGAAAATTCGCTGATTCATATCGTCGCCTCGGCAAAGCAGGCCTTGATCGATGCTGGGCTCACTCCCGAACTGCTACAGGAATTACCGGCCGTCATCGGAACAGCAGGAGCCAATGTCGGCGACTACGGCAAAAAGGTCGAAGGCGCCCTGCCCTTTGCAAGCACACGTGTTGTCACGGATGCGACGACAGCGCTTCAAGGCGCTCTCGGCGACGCCGATGGCGTCATTGGCGCTTTCGGCACCGGCTCAGTCTACAATGCCCGCCGTGACGGCAGGATTTGGGGTATCGGCGGCTGGGGTTTTGTCATAGGCGACCAGGCAAGTGGCGCGCGTCTTGGACGAGATTTGCTCGAGAGAGCTGTCTTGGCACGTGACAAGGTGGCGGCGGGTTCGGCACTGACGGCATCGATCATGGCGGAATACGGCAATGATCCAGAACGGATCGTCGAATTTGCGCACGCCTCCAAGCCCAAGGATTTTGCCCGCTACGCGCCTGTTATCTTCGAATATGCCGGAATGGAGGATGCGGTCGCCATCGACATCGTGAGAACTGCGGCAAAATCGATAACCGAAAGCCTGGATGCGCTGCTTTGGCCGGAATGCCCTTCGATCTGCCTTCTCGGCGGCCTTGCCCAAGCCTATCGCCCCTGGCTTGATGAACGCCATAAGGCGATTCTCGCTGAGCCAAGAGGGGACGTTCTGCGCGGAGCCGTAGAGCTGGCGGCGAAATTGCTGCTGGGTGAAGAGGTACACAGGGCATGA
- a CDS encoding GntR family transcriptional regulator, which translates to MTEDLSAIFSPERLSGGGTGPLYVKLRRTLEEAVKVGRLKHGDALPPERDIAEFAAVSRVTVRKAIDDLVAEGILVRRHGSGTFVAKPVSKVEQRLSQLTSFTEDMARRGMTARSEWLHKGIHTPSPDEMMILGLAADTRVSRLSRLRIADDQPLAIEHASVSGEFLPDPSVVTTSLYAELEKRQVRPVRAVQRISATNMKEADAGLLGVPVGAAGLSIERISYLGSGRAVEFTRSLYRGDAYDFVAELTIGAN; encoded by the coding sequence ATGACTGAAGATTTGAGCGCGATCTTCTCGCCGGAGCGCCTTTCCGGAGGTGGCACGGGTCCGCTTTACGTCAAGCTACGACGCACACTTGAAGAGGCTGTGAAGGTCGGTAGACTGAAACATGGGGATGCGCTTCCACCTGAGCGCGACATCGCCGAATTTGCCGCGGTCAGCCGTGTCACGGTGCGCAAGGCGATCGACGACCTGGTGGCGGAAGGCATTCTCGTTCGCCGTCACGGCTCGGGTACATTCGTTGCAAAGCCCGTTTCCAAGGTGGAGCAGCGACTGTCGCAACTCACCTCATTTACCGAGGACATGGCGAGGCGCGGGATGACGGCTCGTTCGGAATGGCTGCACAAGGGCATCCATACGCCCTCCCCCGATGAGATGATGATTCTCGGGCTTGCCGCCGACACTCGGGTATCGCGCCTCAGTCGCCTGCGCATTGCCGACGATCAGCCACTCGCGATCGAGCACGCCAGCGTTTCCGGTGAATTCCTGCCGGATCCGTCGGTCGTAACGACATCGCTCTATGCGGAATTGGAAAAGCGCCAGGTACGTCCAGTTCGCGCCGTTCAGCGCATATCTGCGACCAACATGAAAGAGGCCGATGCGGGATTGCTCGGCGTTCCCGTGGGAGCAGCCGGCCTATCGATCGAGCGCATCTCCTATCTCGGTTCAGGCCGCGCAGTCGAATTTACACGCTCGCTCTATCGCGGTGACGCCTATGACTTCGTCGCGGAACTGACGATCGGCGCGAACTAG
- the metH gene encoding methionine synthase: protein MFDTLFGSETTKRSGGEIFETLRKAASERILVLDGAMGTQIQGLGFDEDQFRGHRFIGCACHQKGNNDLLILTQPDAIEDIHYRYAKAGADILETNTFSSTRIAQADYQMEDAVYDLNKEGAEIVRRAAIRAEREDGKRRFVAGAIGPTNRTASISPDVNNPGYRAVTFDVLRLAYGEQIDGLIDGGADIILIETIFDTLNAKAAIFACAERFEAKGVHLPIMISGTITDLSGRTLSGQTPSAFWNSVRHANPFTVGLNCALGANAMRPHLQELSAAADTFICAYPNAGLPNEFGQYDETPEMMAAQVEEFAREGLVNIVGGCCGSTPEHIAAIAQAVSKYPPRQPAEHRPFMSLSGLEPFELTKDIPFVNVGERTNVTGSAKFRKLITNADYTAALAVARDQVENGAQVIDINMDEGLIDSEKAMVEFLNLIAAEPDIARVPVMIDSSKFSIIEAGLKCVQGKPIVNSISLKEGEENFLKQARLMRMYGAAVVVMAFDETGQADSYERKVEICSRAYKLLTEVAGLSPEDIIFDPNIFAVATGIEEHNNYGVDFIEATRTIRKTMPLVHISGGVSNLSFSFRGNEPVREAMHAVFLYHAIQAGMDMGIVNAGQLAVYDNIDPELRDACEDVVLNRRPDSTERLLEIAERFRGAGSKEAKAQDLSWREWSVEKRLEHALVNGITDYIEADTEEARQKAERPLHVIEGPLMAGMNVVGDLFGSGKMFLPQVVKSARVMKQAVAVLLPYMEAEKRANGGDSERQSAGKVLMATVKGDVHDIGKNIVGVVLACNNYEIIDLGVMVPATKILETAVAEKVDIIGLSGLITPSLDEMVHVASEMERQGFDIPLLIGGATTSRVHTAVKIHPSYHRGQTVYVTDASRAVGVVSALLSPDARQGYVDTVRAEYFKVAAAHARSEAEKIRLPIAIARENAEKVDWSGYKPVKPQFLGTKVFESYDLAELAKYIDWTPFFQTWELKGRFPAILEDEKQGEAARQLYGDAQAMLEKIIAENWFRPRAVIGFWPAGTVGDDIRLFTDESRNEELATFYTLRQQLSKRDGRPNVALSDFVAPVSSGVGDYVGGFVVTAGIEEVAIADRFERANDDYSSILVKALADRFAEAFAERMHERVRREFWGYAADENFTSEELVLEAYAGIRPAPGYPAQPDHTEKDTLFRLLDAEATTGVKLTESYAMWPGSSVSGIYIAHPSSYYFGVAKIERDQVEDYAARKGMPVAEVERWLGPVLNYVPEKRETAVDDAA, encoded by the coding sequence ATGTTTGACACTCTTTTTGGTTCCGAGACGACGAAGCGTAGTGGCGGCGAGATTTTCGAAACCCTGCGAAAGGCGGCGAGTGAACGGATACTCGTGCTTGATGGCGCCATGGGCACGCAGATCCAAGGTCTCGGCTTCGACGAGGATCAGTTTCGCGGCCATCGGTTTATCGGTTGCGCGTGTCACCAGAAGGGCAATAACGACCTCCTCATCCTGACCCAGCCCGATGCGATTGAAGATATTCATTATCGCTATGCCAAAGCCGGTGCGGATATCCTCGAGACCAACACCTTCTCTTCCACCCGCATCGCGCAGGCGGACTACCAGATGGAAGATGCTGTCTACGATCTCAACAAGGAGGGCGCCGAGATCGTCCGCCGCGCCGCGATCCGCGCGGAACGCGAAGATGGTAAGCGACGCTTCGTGGCCGGTGCGATCGGTCCGACCAATCGGACGGCGTCCATTTCTCCTGATGTTAACAATCCTGGCTACCGTGCGGTCACTTTTGATGTTCTGCGCTTGGCTTATGGGGAGCAGATCGACGGTCTGATCGACGGCGGTGCTGATATCATCCTGATCGAAACAATTTTCGATACTCTGAATGCAAAGGCCGCGATCTTTGCCTGTGCCGAGCGCTTCGAGGCCAAGGGTGTTCATCTGCCTATCATGATTTCTGGCACGATCACCGATCTTTCCGGGCGCACGCTATCCGGCCAAACGCCGTCAGCCTTCTGGAATTCCGTGCGCCATGCGAATCCTTTCACAGTTGGCCTCAACTGTGCTCTCGGTGCAAACGCTATGCGGCCGCATCTGCAGGAGCTTTCGGCTGCCGCGGACACCTTCATCTGCGCTTATCCCAATGCCGGTCTGCCGAACGAATTCGGTCAGTATGACGAGACGCCCGAGATGATGGCGGCGCAGGTCGAAGAATTTGCGCGCGAGGGGCTGGTCAATATCGTTGGCGGCTGCTGCGGTTCAACGCCGGAGCATATCGCCGCAATCGCTCAGGCGGTTTCGAAATATCCGCCGCGGCAGCCTGCCGAGCATCGTCCCTTCATGTCGCTCTCGGGTCTGGAGCCATTCGAGCTCACCAAAGATATTCCGTTCGTCAATGTCGGTGAGCGGACCAACGTCACTGGCTCGGCGAAATTCCGCAAGCTGATCACCAACGCCGACTATACGGCAGCGCTTGCCGTCGCCCGCGATCAAGTCGAAAACGGCGCGCAGGTCATCGACATCAACATGGACGAGGGCCTGATCGATTCCGAAAAGGCGATGGTGGAGTTCCTGAACCTCATCGCCGCCGAACCGGATATTGCTCGCGTTCCCGTGATGATCGACAGTTCCAAGTTTTCGATCATCGAGGCCGGCCTGAAATGCGTTCAGGGCAAGCCGATTGTCAACTCCATCTCGCTGAAGGAAGGCGAGGAGAACTTTCTCAAACAGGCGCGGTTGATGCGGATGTACGGCGCAGCGGTCGTCGTGATGGCGTTCGATGAGACAGGTCAAGCAGATAGCTACGAGCGCAAGGTCGAGATCTGCTCACGTGCCTATAAGCTATTGACTGAAGTTGCGGGCCTGTCGCCGGAAGACATCATCTTCGATCCGAATATCTTCGCCGTTGCGACTGGCATCGAAGAGCACAACAATTACGGTGTCGATTTCATCGAGGCGACGAGGACGATCCGGAAGACCATGCCTCTGGTCCATATTTCCGGCGGTGTCTCAAACCTGTCCTTTTCGTTCCGCGGCAACGAACCCGTCCGCGAGGCCATGCATGCCGTATTTCTTTACCACGCCATTCAGGCGGGCATGGACATGGGCATCGTCAATGCCGGGCAGCTGGCTGTCTATGACAATATCGATCCGGAATTACGGGACGCCTGCGAGGACGTGGTGCTCAACCGCCGTCCGGATAGCACAGAGCGCCTGCTTGAGATTGCCGAGCGCTTTCGCGGCGCCGGCAGCAAGGAGGCGAAGGCCCAGGATCTTTCCTGGCGCGAATGGTCGGTCGAGAAGCGGCTCGAACATGCGTTGGTCAACGGCATTACCGACTATATCGAGGCCGATACCGAGGAAGCGCGTCAGAAGGCAGAGCGGCCGTTGCATGTCATCGAAGGCCCGTTGATGGCCGGCATGAATGTCGTTGGCGACCTCTTCGGTTCGGGCAAGATGTTCCTGCCACAAGTCGTGAAGTCCGCCCGTGTGATGAAGCAGGCCGTTGCCGTCTTGCTGCCCTACATGGAAGCCGAGAAGCGTGCCAATGGTGGTGATAGCGAACGGCAGTCAGCCGGCAAGGTGCTCATGGCGACCGTCAAGGGCGACGTGCACGACATCGGCAAGAACATCGTCGGTGTCGTGCTCGCCTGCAATAATTACGAAATCATCGATTTGGGCGTCATGGTGCCGGCGACCAAGATCCTGGAGACAGCCGTCGCCGAAAAGGTCGATATCATCGGCTTGTCGGGATTGATTACACCGTCATTGGACGAGATGGTGCATGTCGCCTCGGAGATGGAGCGGCAAGGCTTCGATATTCCGTTGCTGATCGGTGGGGCCACCACCAGTCGTGTCCATACAGCGGTAAAGATCCATCCGAGCTATCATCGCGGACAGACGGTCTATGTCACGGATGCAAGTCGTGCGGTCGGTGTTGTCTCAGCGCTACTATCGCCCGATGCGCGGCAGGGCTATGTCGATACCGTTCGGGCTGAATATTTCAAGGTCGCTGCTGCGCATGCGCGGAGCGAGGCCGAGAAGATACGCCTGCCGATTGCAATAGCGCGTGAGAATGCCGAAAAAGTGGATTGGTCGGGCTATAAGCCGGTCAAACCGCAGTTCCTCGGTACCAAGGTATTCGAGAGCTACGATCTGGCTGAGCTGGCGAAATATATCGATTGGACCCCATTCTTCCAGACCTGGGAGCTCAAGGGTCGTTTTCCGGCAATTCTCGAAGATGAGAAGCAGGGCGAGGCGGCACGGCAGCTTTATGGCGATGCACAAGCGATGCTCGAAAAGATCATCGCGGAAAACTGGTTTCGCCCGCGTGCGGTCATCGGTTTCTGGCCAGCGGGCACGGTCGGCGATGATATCAGGCTGTTCACCGACGAAAGCCGCAACGAGGAGCTTGCCACTTTCTACACGCTGCGGCAGCAACTGTCGAAGCGGGACGGTCGCCCGAATGTGGCGTTGTCGGACTTTGTGGCGCCGGTTTCCAGTGGTGTCGGCGATTACGTCGGCGGCTTCGTCGTCACGGCCGGTATCGAGGAGGTGGCCATTGCCGACCGGTTCGAACGCGCAAACGATGATTATTCGTCGATCCTCGTCAAGGCGCTGGCAGACCGCTTTGCCGAAGCTTTCGCCGAGCGGATGCATGAGCGGGTGCGTCGAGAGTTCTGGGGCTACGCTGCGGATGAGAATTTCACGAGCGAGGAGCTCGTTCTCGAAGCCTATGCAGGTATCCGTCCAGCGCCAGGCTATCCGGCGCAGCCTGATCATACCGAGAAGGATACGCTTTTCCGCCTGCTGGATGCCGAAGCGACAACGGGCGTAAAGCTCACGGAAAGCTATGCAATGTGGCCGGGTTCCTCCGTTTCGGGCATTTATATAGCTCACCCGTCTTCCTACTATTTCGGTGTCGCCAAGATCGAGCGCGATCAGGTCGAAGATTATGCAGCCCGCAAGGGCATGCCCGTGGCAGAGGTGGAGCGTTGGTTAGGCCCTGTCCTCAATTATGTGCCGGAGAAGCGCGAGACCGCGGTCGACGACGCAGCCTGA
- a CDS encoding AGE family epimerase/isomerase has translation MNIQVEPTALGNWSTRAYHRRWLLDQADALFNFFQYRAVNPKGGFHDMDDAGKPLDKVNPVRGIHSTARMVHCFSIGSLLGRPGANEIVDHGMNYLWNHHRDTEHGGYFWSLNNDGPADSSKQGYGHAFVLLAASSAKTIGHPLADGMLADVTEILNTKFWEAKHGAIAEEFNRDWSLIDGGTYRGQNSNMHLTEALMAAFEATGDKTYLEKAESIADLVIRRSAGSVGWRVAEHFNADWVLDKNYRGNEMFRPSGTTPGHWLEWARLILQLWALGEKRHDWMPEAAKGLFSQSMSLGWDNEKSGFFYTLDWEDGPAKRNKLWWPACEGAGAAHYLNEHVPSDFHEESYRRIWSVIGQAFIDRVNGGWHEELTEDLIPAHTLFPGKGDIYHALQACLIPLFPATGSLTKVIAEAGGNI, from the coding sequence ATGAACATACAGGTTGAACCCACAGCGCTCGGAAACTGGAGCACCCGCGCCTACCACAGGCGCTGGTTGCTCGATCAGGCCGACGCGCTTTTCAATTTCTTCCAGTACCGCGCCGTCAATCCCAAAGGCGGCTTCCACGACATGGATGATGCCGGCAAGCCGTTGGATAAGGTAAATCCCGTACGCGGCATTCATTCGACGGCCCGCATGGTGCACTGCTTCTCGATCGGGTCGTTGCTCGGTCGTCCCGGCGCAAACGAAATTGTCGACCACGGCATGAACTACCTATGGAATCATCATCGCGACACGGAGCATGGCGGCTACTTTTGGTCGCTGAACAATGACGGCCCCGCCGATTCCAGCAAGCAGGGCTATGGCCACGCTTTCGTGCTGCTTGCTGCCTCATCCGCAAAGACGATCGGCCATCCACTGGCCGATGGCATGTTGGCAGACGTCACGGAAATTCTGAATACTAAGTTCTGGGAAGCAAAGCATGGGGCGATTGCCGAGGAGTTCAATCGGGATTGGTCGTTGATCGACGGTGGCACCTATCGCGGCCAGAACTCCAACATGCATCTGACGGAAGCGCTGATGGCTGCTTTCGAAGCGACCGGCGACAAGACATATCTCGAAAAGGCGGAAAGCATCGCCGATCTCGTCATTCGCCGTTCGGCGGGGTCCGTGGGCTGGCGCGTTGCCGAACACTTCAACGCCGATTGGGTGCTCGATAAGAATTACCGCGGCAATGAGATGTTTCGCCCGTCGGGTACGACACCAGGGCATTGGCTGGAATGGGCGCGCCTGATCTTGCAGCTTTGGGCGCTGGGGGAAAAGCGGCACGACTGGATGCCGGAAGCAGCCAAGGGCCTCTTCTCTCAGTCCATGTCACTCGGCTGGGACAATGAGAAGAGCGGATTCTTCTATACACTTGATTGGGAAGATGGGCCTGCAAAGCGCAACAAGCTCTGGTGGCCTGCCTGCGAGGGGGCTGGTGCCGCTCATTACCTGAACGAACACGTCCCGAGCGATTTTCACGAAGAAAGCTACCGCAGGATCTGGAGCGTGATCGGCCAAGCCTTCATCGATCGCGTCAATGGCGGCTGGCATGAAGAGCTGACGGAAGATCTCATTCCGGCTCATACGCTGTTTCCTGGCAAGGGCGATATCTATCATGCCTTGCAGGCCTGCCTCATCCCCCTTTTCCCGGCCACGGGCAGCCTGACCAAGGTTATCGCCGAGGCCGGCGGCAATATCTGA